Proteins from a genomic interval of Microbacterium esteraromaticum:
- a CDS encoding DUF6328 family protein, producing MSSMPAGDGAAGRSDGRGESSDERADRNWEEMMQELRVMQTGTQILTGFLLAVAFQPLFQELTESQRVLYILLVLLAATATILALAPVGMHRVLFGRRRKTELVRAANRIVKANLVVIAAVTVGVTMLIIDVTFTRTFALIAGGAGILAIVCLWVLWPLFLRRRR from the coding sequence ATGAGCAGTATGCCCGCCGGCGATGGCGCCGCTGGCCGTTCCGATGGCCGCGGTGAGAGCTCCGATGAGCGCGCGGACCGCAACTGGGAAGAGATGATGCAGGAGCTGCGGGTCATGCAGACGGGCACGCAGATCCTCACCGGCTTCCTGCTGGCGGTCGCATTCCAGCCGCTGTTCCAGGAGCTGACCGAGAGCCAACGAGTGCTGTACATCCTGCTGGTGCTGCTGGCGGCGACCGCGACGATCCTTGCGCTGGCTCCGGTGGGCATGCACCGGGTGCTCTTCGGCAGGCGGCGCAAGACCGAGCTCGTACGCGCGGCCAACCGCATCGTCAAAGCGAACCTCGTGGTGATCGCCGCGGTGACGGTGGGGGTGACGATGCTGATCATCGATGTCACGTTCACGCGCACGTTCGCACTGATCGCCGGGGGTGCCGGCATCCTCGCGATCGTCTGCCTGTGGGTGTTGTGGCCTCTGTTCCTGCGTCGACGTCGGTGA
- the nadC gene encoding carboxylating nicotinate-nucleotide diphosphorylase, with protein sequence MITPAVLERTVRAALEEDAPWGDITSTALLPDEAAATADLIAREDGVFSGGDVFSAAFRLTDSAVQVDGLVSDGARFVAGDVLATVTGPARSVLTAERVALNFTQRMCGIATLTARYVDAVAGTGVRIADTRKTTPGLREFERHAVLSGGGSNHRRSLSDAVMAKDNHLAVLQASGQDLASALRAGLARLPHTTHVVIEVDRLDQIAAVLEGGADTVLLDNFSLDDLRAGVQMLSGRAVAEASGGVTLDTVRSIAETGVQVISVGALTHSARALDLGLDLRID encoded by the coding sequence ATGATCACCCCCGCCGTACTCGAACGCACGGTGCGCGCCGCGCTGGAAGAGGACGCCCCCTGGGGCGATATCACCAGCACCGCCCTGCTACCGGATGAGGCCGCGGCCACAGCAGACCTCATCGCGCGTGAGGACGGCGTCTTCAGCGGTGGTGACGTGTTCTCCGCCGCCTTCCGCCTCACCGATTCCGCGGTGCAGGTCGACGGCCTGGTCTCCGACGGTGCGCGCTTCGTGGCGGGCGATGTGCTCGCCACGGTCACGGGACCCGCCCGCAGTGTGCTGACCGCCGAGCGCGTCGCGTTGAACTTCACCCAGCGCATGTGCGGCATCGCCACACTCACCGCGCGCTACGTGGATGCTGTCGCCGGCACCGGTGTGCGCATCGCCGATACCCGAAAGACGACGCCGGGTCTGCGCGAGTTCGAGCGGCACGCGGTGCTCTCGGGCGGTGGCAGCAACCATCGGCGCTCGCTGTCGGACGCCGTGATGGCGAAGGACAACCATCTGGCGGTGCTGCAGGCGAGTGGCCAGGATCTCGCGTCGGCCTTGCGGGCCGGGCTCGCACGTCTTCCGCACACGACGCACGTCGTGATCGAGGTCGATCGACTCGACCAGATCGCCGCAGTGCTCGAAGGCGGAGCCGACACCGTACTGCTCGACAACTTCTCCCTCGACGACCTGCGCGCAGGCGTGCAGATGCTGTCGGGGCGAGCCGTGGCCGAGGCCTCCGGTGGTGTCACCCTCGACACGGTGCGCAGCATCGCCGAGACCGGCGTGCAGGTGATCTCGGTGGGTGCCCTCACTCATTCGGCACGCGCCCTCGACCTCGGGCTCGACCTGCGGATCGACTGA
- a CDS encoding cysteine desulfurase family protein, whose amino-acid sequence MLYLDHAATSPVRPEVLEAMRPYLTGVFGNPSSHHTVGEAAAEALEWARSRVAVAMGMRTGDVVFTAGGTESNNLAVKGIVLGAMSAAQHRRPHVITTPIEHESILESAHYLQRFHDARVTLLPVDAAGTASPADLTAALADGATLVSFGHANNEIGTVQDTAALIATARELAVPVHVDAVQSAGWLDLSGLGADAVSIAGHKLGTPKGIGALGVRGRVPLEPLLHGGGQERGRRSGTENVAGAVGLATALDLIESEREQAVAAVTAQTAEFIAAVLHSVPQAELTGSPDERLPNLASFTFAGTSGEAVLLELERRGVVSSSGSACAAGSDDPSPVLLALGIPAATAQTSVRFTFGRAPLPPGSAAHLAALTAAAVDAVR is encoded by the coding sequence GTGCTCTACCTGGATCACGCCGCGACGTCTCCGGTGCGGCCGGAGGTGCTCGAGGCGATGCGCCCGTACCTCACCGGTGTATTCGGCAACCCCTCCAGTCATCACACCGTCGGCGAAGCCGCGGCCGAGGCGTTGGAGTGGGCACGCTCGCGCGTCGCGGTGGCGATGGGGATGCGCACCGGCGATGTCGTCTTCACCGCGGGCGGCACCGAATCGAATAATCTGGCCGTCAAGGGCATCGTGCTCGGCGCGATGTCGGCTGCGCAGCACCGCCGCCCGCATGTGATCACGACGCCGATCGAGCACGAGTCGATTCTGGAGTCGGCGCACTACCTGCAGCGTTTTCACGACGCTCGGGTGACACTGCTGCCGGTCGACGCCGCTGGCACCGCCTCGCCTGCCGACCTCACTGCGGCCCTCGCCGACGGCGCCACGCTGGTCAGCTTCGGGCACGCGAACAACGAGATCGGCACGGTGCAAGATACTGCGGCCCTGATCGCCACCGCGCGTGAGCTCGCAGTGCCGGTGCACGTCGATGCGGTGCAGTCGGCGGGGTGGCTCGATCTGTCGGGGCTCGGTGCCGATGCGGTGTCGATCGCCGGGCACAAACTGGGCACGCCCAAAGGAATCGGTGCGCTGGGGGTGCGCGGCAGGGTGCCGTTGGAGCCCCTGCTGCACGGCGGTGGGCAGGAACGCGGGCGGCGCAGCGGCACCGAGAACGTCGCGGGCGCCGTCGGGCTGGCCACCGCGCTCGACCTGATCGAATCCGAACGAGAGCAGGCGGTCGCCGCCGTCACCGCGCAGACCGCGGAGTTCATCGCCGCAGTGCTGCACTCCGTTCCGCAGGCGGAGCTCACCGGGTCGCCCGACGAGCGGCTTCCGAATCTTGCCAGCTTCACCTTCGCGGGCACGAGCGGCGAGGCCGTGCTGCTCGAGCTCGAACGCCGCGGTGTGGTGTCGTCCAGCGGCTCGGCGTGCGCGGCCGGCAGTGACGACCCCTCCCCTGTGCTGCTGGCCCTGGGCATCCCCGCTGCCACTGCACAGACCTCGGTGCGGTTCACGTTCGGCCGCGCACCACTGCCCCCAGGCTCCGCGGCGCACCTGGCGGCATTGACCGCGGCGGCCGTGGACGCGGTGCGCTGA
- a CDS encoding Fe-S cluster assembly protein HesB: protein MLTLTENANTIAATIVAQQSTGPDAGLRIHSSGTEAEPRFAVTVAPSPEPGDAVVGDETTRVFLEETAAEALGDKVLDAAVDEQGAVSFTLLPQPA, encoded by the coding sequence ATGCTCACCCTGACCGAGAACGCCAACACGATCGCGGCGACCATCGTCGCCCAGCAGAGCACCGGCCCGGATGCCGGCCTGCGCATCCATTCCTCGGGCACCGAGGCTGAGCCGCGCTTCGCGGTCACGGTCGCCCCCAGTCCCGAGCCCGGCGACGCCGTGGTCGGTGACGAGACCACCCGTGTCTTCCTCGAAGAGACGGCCGCAGAGGCACTCGGCGACAAGGTGCTGGACGCCGCCGTCGACGAGCAGGGCGCAGTGTCCTTCACCCTGCTGCCGCAGCCGGCCTGA
- the nadB gene encoding L-aspartate oxidase: protein MARRSVIVVGSGIAGLTAALRAQARGQRVDLIVKGGLQDGCTPLAQGGIAGCYGPSDSPALHALDTLQAGDGLGDPQAIAALVDGAQAALGRLLSAGVAFDRTAQGEIARGLEAAHSRPRIAHAGGDATGAAISRALVTQVRASGVSIHEQAFAADLLVVGGRVRGIRLLDGTTLEADAVVLATGGAGQLFAHTTNPSGSTGDGIAMALRAGAAVADLEFVQFHPTVLALGSPFLVSEAVRGAGAVLVDAHGHRFLIDQHPDAELAPRDVVARAVARQAAAQNAPVRLDATMLGATALARRFPTIDAELRARGLDWARDPVPVTPAAHYLMGGIATDLDGRTTLPGLWAVGETARSGVHGANRLASNSLLEGAVFGARAADALADEAATPPLRSQFLPQPAPTSTLPSQFLPQPPARSGRNCDRNRTDFSRNALQQLIWDSLGLLRDADGMSDARARLSAWNAPAGSDATAQEDANLLTVARAVASAALARTQSRGAHHLSSSPHSSALIGAA, encoded by the coding sequence GTGGCCAGGCGCAGTGTGATCGTCGTGGGGTCCGGCATCGCCGGGCTCACCGCGGCGCTGCGCGCTCAGGCTCGGGGTCAGCGCGTCGATCTCATCGTCAAGGGCGGGTTGCAGGACGGCTGCACCCCGTTGGCGCAGGGCGGCATCGCCGGATGCTACGGCCCGTCTGACTCCCCCGCACTGCACGCCCTCGACACGCTGCAGGCAGGAGACGGTCTGGGCGACCCGCAGGCGATCGCCGCACTCGTCGACGGAGCGCAGGCGGCACTCGGCCGGCTGCTATCGGCCGGCGTAGCGTTCGACCGCACAGCGCAGGGCGAGATCGCCCGCGGCCTGGAGGCGGCGCACAGCCGACCGCGCATCGCGCACGCGGGCGGCGACGCCACCGGCGCGGCGATCTCCCGGGCACTGGTCACGCAGGTGCGCGCCTCGGGGGTCAGCATCCACGAGCAGGCGTTCGCGGCCGACCTTCTGGTCGTCGGCGGCCGCGTCCGCGGCATCCGCCTCCTCGACGGCACGACCCTCGAGGCGGATGCCGTCGTGCTGGCGACCGGCGGCGCCGGGCAGCTGTTCGCGCACACGACCAACCCGTCGGGCAGCACGGGCGACGGCATCGCCATGGCGTTGCGGGCCGGGGCGGCCGTCGCCGACCTGGAGTTCGTGCAATTCCATCCCACCGTGCTGGCCCTCGGCTCGCCGTTCCTCGTCTCCGAAGCGGTGCGCGGGGCGGGCGCCGTGCTGGTGGATGCCCACGGCCACCGGTTCCTGATCGATCAGCATCCGGATGCCGAACTTGCGCCGCGGGACGTCGTCGCGCGCGCCGTCGCCCGGCAGGCGGCCGCGCAGAATGCTCCCGTGCGACTGGACGCGACAATGCTCGGCGCGACGGCCCTCGCCCGCCGTTTCCCCACCATCGACGCAGAACTGCGCGCACGAGGACTGGACTGGGCACGCGATCCGGTGCCCGTGACGCCGGCCGCGCACTACCTGATGGGCGGTATCGCGACCGATCTCGACGGGCGCACCACGCTGCCCGGGCTGTGGGCCGTCGGCGAGACCGCGCGCTCCGGAGTGCACGGCGCCAACCGCCTCGCCTCGAACTCACTGCTCGAAGGCGCGGTGTTCGGCGCCCGGGCGGCGGATGCGCTGGCCGACGAGGCGGCCACTCCCCCGCTCCGGTCGCAGTTTCTCCCGCAACCGGCACCTACCTCCACACTCCCGTCGCAATTTCTCCCGCAACCGCCCGCGCGAAGCGGAAGAAACTGCGACCGGAATCGCACCGACTTCTCCCGCAATGCCCTGCAGCAGCTCATCTGGGACAGCCTCGGCCTGCTGCGCGATGCCGACGGGATGTCGGATGCCCGCGCGCGCCTGTCCGCCTGGAATGCCCCGGCCGGCAGCGACGCCACCGCCCAGGAGGATGCCAATCTGCTGACGGTCGCCCGGGCCGTGGCATCCGCCGCCCTCGCGCGCACGCAGTCGCGCGGCGCGCACCATCTCTCGTCGTCCCCGCACTCGTCCGCCCTGATCGGAGCAGCATGA
- a CDS encoding ABC transporter ATP-binding protein, translating into MSMVGGRGGPFRGVDIEAQRRQNASAPKIDGLGRRVVALFAPYRGRLLITAALVIVGAGLAVIPPLLVQRVFDDALFPAGGDGPVMSLLVVLVSVMIGLFLLSAALGVVQTWLTSTVGNHVTGDLRVRLFEHLQAMELGFFTRTKTGVIQSRLQNDVGGVSGVLTNTVTSILGNTVTVIASLVAMIVIDWRLTIIAVVMMPFLVLVQRRVGQVRARIANETQESLSELTSITQETLSVSGILLSKSFNRQRTESVRYQEENRNQVRLQVRRAMSGQGFFAVVQVLMSSVPAIIYLVAGFFLTGGAPDITAGAIVAFTTVQARLLMPLMGLMRVALDLQTSAALFARIFEYLDMVPQIRDAPTAIDLADAPGPRGRIEFDDVVFRYPDGAADARPTLDGVSFTAEPGEHVAFVGPSGAGKTTILYLAPRLYEASEGEVRFAGADVRDLTQESVIDHVGIVSQETYLFHASIRENLRYAKPDATDEQIERACRAANIHHVIDGFDDGYDTIVGERGYRLSGGEKQRIAIARVLLKDPPVLLLDEATSALDTVSERVVQDALDAASEGRTTLTIAHRLSTVIGADMIHVIDAGRIVESGTHAELLAAGGLYATLAAQQLAASRVIDNREN; encoded by the coding sequence ATGAGCATGGTTGGCGGCCGCGGCGGCCCATTCCGCGGAGTCGACATCGAAGCGCAGCGGCGTCAGAACGCCAGCGCGCCGAAGATCGACGGCCTCGGCCGCCGTGTCGTCGCGCTGTTCGCCCCGTACCGGGGACGGCTGCTGATCACCGCAGCCCTGGTGATCGTCGGAGCGGGCCTGGCGGTGATCCCGCCGCTGCTGGTGCAGCGCGTGTTCGACGATGCGCTGTTCCCGGCGGGCGGCGATGGCCCGGTGATGTCGTTGCTGGTCGTGCTGGTCAGCGTGATGATCGGGCTGTTCCTGCTCTCCGCCGCGCTTGGCGTCGTGCAGACGTGGCTCACATCGACAGTCGGCAATCACGTCACCGGTGATCTGCGGGTGCGGCTGTTCGAACACCTGCAGGCAATGGAACTCGGCTTCTTCACCCGCACCAAGACGGGTGTGATCCAATCGCGCCTGCAGAATGACGTCGGCGGCGTCTCGGGCGTGCTCACCAACACGGTCACCAGCATTCTCGGCAACACCGTCACGGTGATCGCGTCGCTCGTGGCGATGATCGTCATCGACTGGCGTCTGACGATCATCGCCGTGGTCATGATGCCCTTCCTGGTGCTCGTGCAGCGGCGGGTCGGGCAGGTGCGGGCGCGTATCGCGAACGAGACACAGGAGTCGCTGTCCGAGCTGACGAGTATCACGCAGGAGACGCTGAGCGTCTCGGGCATCCTGCTGTCGAAGTCGTTCAACCGGCAGCGCACCGAGTCGGTGCGCTATCAGGAGGAGAACCGCAACCAGGTGCGTCTGCAGGTCAGGCGCGCGATGAGCGGTCAGGGGTTCTTCGCCGTCGTGCAGGTGTTGATGTCGAGTGTTCCCGCCATCATCTACCTCGTCGCGGGGTTCTTCCTGACCGGCGGCGCCCCCGACATCACGGCGGGTGCGATCGTCGCGTTCACCACGGTGCAGGCGCGGCTGCTCATGCCGCTGATGGGGCTGATGCGCGTCGCGCTCGACCTGCAGACCTCGGCGGCGCTGTTCGCGCGCATCTTCGAGTACCTCGACATGGTGCCGCAGATCCGTGATGCGCCAACGGCGATCGACCTCGCCGACGCGCCAGGGCCCCGCGGTCGCATCGAGTTCGACGACGTCGTCTTCCGGTATCCGGATGGTGCGGCCGATGCCCGGCCGACACTGGACGGCGTCTCGTTCACAGCCGAACCGGGGGAGCACGTCGCGTTCGTCGGCCCCTCCGGAGCGGGCAAGACCACGATTCTCTACCTCGCGCCGCGTTTGTACGAGGCCTCGGAAGGCGAGGTACGGTTCGCCGGCGCCGATGTACGCGACCTGACGCAGGAATCGGTCATCGACCACGTCGGGATCGTCTCGCAGGAGACGTACCTGTTCCACGCCAGCATCCGAGAGAACCTGCGGTACGCGAAGCCGGATGCCACGGATGAGCAGATCGAGCGCGCGTGCCGCGCGGCCAACATCCACCACGTCATCGACGGTTTCGACGACGGCTACGACACGATCGTCGGCGAGCGGGGCTACCGCCTATCGGGCGGCGAGAAGCAGCGCATCGCGATTGCCCGGGTGCTGCTGAAGGATCCGCCCGTGTTGCTGCTCGATGAGGCGACCTCGGCGCTCGACACCGTGTCGGAGCGGGTTGTGCAAGACGCTCTGGATGCGGCATCCGAAGGCCGCACAACGCTGACGATCGCGCACCGCCTGTCGACGGTCATCGGCGCCGACATGATCCACGTGATCGATGCGGGCCGCATCGTCGAGTCGGGAACGCACGCCGAGTTGCTCGCGGCCGGCGGTCTGTACGCCACGCTCGCGGCACAGCAACTGGCGGCATCACGCGTGATCGACAACCGCGAGAACTGA
- the nadA gene encoding quinolinate synthase NadA, producing MPTTTDPSVDHAIQAIVSGASTDATCTTDLAAGPWDFDVRPGYGPGSSMGDVIPTGAPRQGELPAEYREADEQQLEDRIRAAKATLGDRVVVLGHFYQREEVVRHADYVGDSFQLANAALEHPDAEAIVFCGVHFMAETADLLSGPDQSVILPNLAAGCSMADMADIDQVEDCWEQLADVLGPLDKPDDEGRVPVIPVTYMNSSAAIKGFVGRHGGIVCTSSNAATVLEWAFERGRRVLFFPDQHLGRNTAKAMGVALDRMPMWNPRRPLGGSSAQELIDSQVILWHGFCSVHRRFTVDQIDTARAEHPGVRVIVHPECPMEVVDAADEAGSTDYIRRAIAGATEPTTFAIGTEINLVKRLAAQHPQHEIFCLDPVVCPCSTMYRIHPGYLAWVLEELVAGRVQNRIRVADDVAAPARVALERMLAAKPR from the coding sequence ATGCCCACTACGACCGATCCGTCCGTCGACCACGCCATTCAGGCGATCGTCTCCGGCGCCTCGACGGATGCCACCTGCACCACCGACCTGGCCGCAGGGCCGTGGGATTTCGATGTGCGGCCCGGGTACGGTCCCGGCTCTTCCATGGGCGACGTCATCCCCACCGGCGCACCACGCCAGGGTGAGCTGCCCGCCGAGTACCGCGAAGCCGACGAACAGCAGCTCGAAGACCGCATCCGCGCAGCGAAGGCGACGCTCGGCGACCGCGTCGTCGTACTCGGCCACTTCTATCAGCGCGAGGAGGTCGTGCGCCACGCCGACTACGTGGGCGACTCGTTCCAGCTCGCCAACGCCGCGCTCGAACACCCTGACGCCGAGGCGATCGTGTTCTGCGGCGTGCACTTCATGGCCGAGACCGCAGACCTGCTCTCGGGCCCCGACCAGTCGGTGATCCTGCCCAACCTGGCAGCGGGATGCTCCATGGCCGACATGGCAGACATCGACCAGGTCGAGGACTGCTGGGAGCAGCTGGCCGACGTTCTGGGTCCGCTCGACAAGCCCGACGACGAAGGCCGCGTGCCGGTGATTCCGGTGACGTACATGAACTCCTCCGCCGCGATCAAGGGCTTCGTCGGACGCCACGGCGGCATCGTGTGCACATCGTCCAATGCAGCCACCGTGCTGGAGTGGGCCTTCGAGCGGGGTCGCCGTGTGCTGTTCTTCCCCGACCAGCACCTCGGCCGCAACACCGCGAAGGCGATGGGCGTCGCCCTGGACCGCATGCCGATGTGGAACCCGCGCCGCCCGCTCGGCGGATCGTCCGCGCAGGAGCTCATCGACTCGCAGGTCATCCTGTGGCACGGCTTCTGCTCAGTGCACCGGCGGTTCACCGTCGACCAGATCGACACCGCCCGCGCCGAGCACCCCGGCGTGCGCGTCATCGTGCACCCCGAGTGCCCCATGGAGGTCGTCGACGCCGCCGACGAGGCCGGATCCACCGACTACATCCGACGCGCCATCGCCGGCGCGACGGAGCCGACGACGTTCGCGATCGGCACCGAGATCAACCTCGTGAAGCGGCTGGCCGCCCAGCACCCACAGCACGAGATCTTCTGCCTCGACCCCGTCGTGTGCCCGTGCTCGACGATGTACCGCATCCACCCGGGCTACCTCGCCTGGGTGCTCGAAGAACTCGTGGCGGGCCGCGTGCAGAACCGCATCCGGGTGGCCGATGACGTGGCAGCGCCCGCACGGGTCGCGCTGGAGCGCATGCTGGCCGCCAAGCCCCGATGA
- a CDS encoding DHA2 family efflux MFS transporter permease subunit, whose translation MSAVETGPSPTVRADIPRKDMAVIWVLLIAAFVAILNETTMGMAIPHLITDLQITPIAAQWVTSAFMLTMAVVIPTTGFLLRRFTTRQMFLAALTLFSAGTLLAIFAMGFPMLLGARIVQASGTAIMMPLLMTTVMNLVPPASRGRIMGRVSVVISLAPALGPTMSGFLLDHFGWRAIFVVVLPIALIAMFIGWRWLTDVGETTHAPIDVLSIVLSAFGFGGLVYGLTQIGGLASGANPVPMVLSLVIGVVGLGLFLWRQVVLQRKDDALLDLRIFLSKDFSLAMVQMFLLSMAFFGSITIIPLFLQDGLQLDATSAGLVVLPGALAMGLLGPVIGRIYDSRGTRVLLIPGAFLASAMLWMFSTLDTNSSVWLVLVAQTLLSIGLALSFTPLFTAALGSLKPKFYSYGSAVIGTVQQVSGAAGIAVMMTVFTAIVAAGGGTEVPAAVAAGTRAAILIGAIIATVTIVGAFLIRKPVDDTDEAPAHAGH comes from the coding sequence ATGTCTGCCGTAGAGACCGGCCCATCCCCCACGGTGCGCGCCGACATCCCGCGCAAGGACATGGCAGTTATCTGGGTGCTGCTGATCGCCGCGTTCGTCGCGATCCTCAACGAGACGACGATGGGCATGGCGATCCCGCACCTCATCACCGATCTGCAGATCACGCCGATCGCGGCACAGTGGGTGACCAGCGCGTTCATGCTGACGATGGCTGTGGTCATTCCGACGACGGGCTTCCTGTTGCGCCGGTTCACGACGAGGCAGATGTTCCTTGCAGCCCTCACGCTGTTCTCGGCGGGTACGTTGCTGGCGATCTTCGCCATGGGATTCCCCATGCTGCTCGGCGCGCGCATCGTGCAGGCGTCGGGTACGGCGATCATGATGCCGTTGCTGATGACGACGGTCATGAACCTCGTCCCACCGGCTTCGCGCGGCCGCATCATGGGACGCGTCAGCGTCGTGATCTCGCTGGCGCCGGCGCTCGGGCCCACCATGTCGGGCTTCCTGCTCGATCACTTCGGATGGCGCGCGATCTTCGTCGTCGTGCTGCCCATCGCCCTGATCGCGATGTTCATCGGATGGCGCTGGCTGACCGACGTCGGCGAGACCACACATGCACCGATCGATGTGCTCTCGATCGTCCTGTCGGCCTTCGGGTTCGGCGGCCTGGTGTACGGACTCACGCAGATCGGCGGTCTCGCCTCGGGCGCGAACCCCGTGCCGATGGTGCTGTCGCTCGTGATCGGCGTGGTCGGTCTGGGTCTGTTCCTCTGGCGCCAGGTCGTGCTACAGCGCAAGGACGATGCGCTGCTGGATCTGCGCATCTTCCTGTCGAAGGACTTCTCGCTCGCCATGGTGCAGATGTTCCTGCTCTCGATGGCCTTCTTCGGCAGCATCACGATCATCCCGCTGTTCCTGCAGGACGGCCTACAGCTGGATGCCACCAGCGCCGGCCTGGTCGTACTGCCCGGTGCACTGGCGATGGGTCTGCTCGGCCCCGTGATCGGCCGCATCTACGACAGCCGCGGCACGCGCGTGCTGCTCATCCCCGGTGCGTTCCTCGCCTCGGCGATGCTGTGGATGTTCTCGACGCTCGACACCAACAGCTCTGTGTGGCTCGTGCTGGTCGCGCAGACGCTGCTATCGATCGGACTGGCGCTGTCGTTCACTCCGCTGTTCACGGCGGCACTGGGCTCGTTGAAGCCGAAGTTCTACTCGTACGGTAGCGCCGTCATCGGTACCGTCCAGCAGGTCTCTGGAGCCGCGGGTATCGCGGTCATGATGACCGTGTTCACCGCGATCGTCGCGGCAGGCGGTGGCACCGAAGTGCCCGCCGCGGTCGCAGCGGGCACGCGTGCAGCGATATTGATCGGGGCGATCATCGCAACGGTGACCATCGTCGGCGCGTTCCTGATCCGCAAGCCGGTCGATGACACCGACGAAGCCCCGGCTCACGCCGGTCACTGA
- a CDS encoding glycosyltransferase family 2 protein, translating to MIVPGRDVAGFAPAAIASLQAQSEPRWHALLIDDGSLDGTGAVFDAAAAADARFEVLRHAEPLGLGAARNAGLSRVDTEFVGFLDADDELTPDALTTWTATLAESGSDFVAAAYVRSRLVDGVYRPGRVQPWVSDATDPRRLGVTLAEHPTAAANIVAWSKLSRTALWNDLRFPENVAYEDQVVAQRMYTQARAFDVIPDVVVHWRVRADGTSITQGKGHLPVLRDYLAAMHGGLDVLRRARHSEAIRQRIALIRAMDLPPLRHLAAQHPDPAYSATLQVFEAALESMPEHADAHPDPRLVDALAW from the coding sequence ATGATCGTGCCCGGGCGCGACGTCGCGGGCTTCGCCCCGGCCGCGATCGCCTCGCTTCAAGCGCAGAGCGAGCCGCGCTGGCACGCCCTGCTGATCGACGACGGTTCGCTTGATGGCACCGGTGCCGTCTTCGACGCGGCGGCCGCTGCGGATGCCCGCTTCGAGGTGCTGCGTCATGCCGAGCCGCTCGGATTGGGCGCCGCCCGCAACGCCGGCCTGTCGCGGGTCGACACCGAGTTCGTGGGTTTCCTGGATGCCGACGATGAGCTCACGCCCGACGCCCTCACGACCTGGACCGCCACTCTCGCCGAATCGGGCAGCGACTTCGTCGCCGCTGCCTATGTGCGCTCACGTCTCGTCGACGGCGTCTATCGCCCCGGCCGCGTGCAGCCGTGGGTATCGGATGCCACCGATCCCCGCCGACTCGGTGTGACGCTCGCCGAGCATCCCACGGCTGCGGCGAACATCGTCGCCTGGTCGAAGTTGAGCCGCACGGCGCTGTGGAACGATCTGCGGTTTCCTGAGAACGTCGCGTACGAGGACCAGGTCGTCGCGCAGCGGATGTACACGCAGGCGCGCGCATTCGATGTGATCCCCGATGTCGTCGTGCACTGGCGGGTGCGCGCCGATGGCACCTCGATCACGCAGGGCAAGGGGCATCTGCCGGTGCTGCGCGACTACCTCGCCGCAATGCACGGCGGCCTGGATGTGCTGCGACGCGCACGCCACTCCGAGGCGATCAGACAGCGCATCGCTTTGATTCGCGCTATGGACCTCCCTCCGCTGCGGCATCTGGCTGCACAGCACCCCGACCCAGCGTACTCCGCGACGTTGCAGGTGTTCGAGGCGGCTCTCGAATCGATGCCCGAGCATGCCGATGCGCATCCCGACCCACGCCTCGTTGACGCACTGGCATGGTGA
- a CDS encoding SDR family NAD(P)-dependent oxidoreductase: MNLDALFSLQGLTAVVTGGSSGIGRGIARALAGAGASTVILARGADRIGAVVAELEAAGGRAAGVVADLSTREGIAEAGDAATAPFGDPDILVNSAGINLRPPFDEIDMDVWDATMTVNLEAPFLLSQRFAPHMRERGFGRLIHVSSQQAHRAFVTSGVYGVSKGGLESLARSQAEAWSSQGVTANTLVPGFVLTPLNARLQQDADKVQQLAERTMVGRNGMPDDFAGISVFLAGRSSGYITGQSLFVDGGLSAH, from the coding sequence ATGAACCTCGACGCACTGTTCTCGCTGCAGGGTCTGACTGCGGTCGTCACCGGCGGCTCCTCGGGAATCGGCCGCGGCATCGCTCGTGCGCTGGCCGGCGCCGGGGCATCCACGGTGATCCTCGCCCGCGGAGCGGATCGCATCGGCGCTGTCGTCGCCGAGCTAGAGGCCGCCGGCGGGCGTGCCGCCGGCGTCGTCGCCGATCTGAGCACGCGGGAGGGCATCGCCGAGGCGGGCGACGCGGCAACCGCTCCCTTCGGAGACCCCGACATCCTCGTGAACTCCGCAGGAATCAATCTGCGTCCGCCGTTCGACGAGATCGACATGGACGTGTGGGACGCGACCATGACGGTCAATCTCGAAGCGCCTTTCCTGCTCAGCCAGCGTTTCGCACCGCACATGCGCGAACGCGGTTTCGGGCGGTTGATCCACGTCAGCTCGCAGCAGGCGCATCGCGCCTTCGTCACCAGCGGCGTGTACGGCGTCTCCAAGGGTGGGCTCGAGTCACTCGCCCGCTCCCAGGCGGAAGCCTGGTCTTCACAGGGCGTCACGGCGAACACACTCGTGCCGGGATTCGTGCTGACCCCGCTGAACGCCCGATTGCAGCAGGACGCCGACAAGGTGCAGCAACTCGCCGAACGCACCATGGTCGGTCGCAACGGGATGCCCGACGACTTCGCCGGCATCTCGGTGTTCCTCGCCGGACGCTCGTCCGGCTACATCACCGGACAGTCGCTGTTCGTCGACGGCGGGCTCTCCGCGCACTGA